Proteins encoded by one window of Nasonia vitripennis strain AsymCx chromosome 5, Nvit_psr_1.1, whole genome shotgun sequence:
- the Gr49 gene encoding gustatory receptor 49 isoform X1 yields MYSGKVSPPASTSKKAPISFRDTCLPILWLNRILSMVVIEVPEGRPWLTLSIIYATAKWVGYGYLLWYTVKNDESRINSIPIMAAVFQVILYVNVVIAVLSTYLGLANYKKYELYFKKIELADETLEIFGIDPEYSSGFKDYMKITAIWSLGGALVCATDFAIACYTFSSVPYAIIRILVFEIPMVLNPMVELNFSLMINAIGTRFERLNALIQSVAVTPLQSMNSRNFDKYQNILNRNQSKIAVKPNYYYYKNRNNIELLLRTARQLHLDLCATAREVNDVCSRQMSMQMAAKFLLITGFAYCLYLIYNDPNIPLSGKLQHYVSLGAWIVINIARMIFVVRTSVNVTSEAQKTSQIAHEIQVSKSQSNLIDEIHQLSLQIMQHPLFFTASGLLVLDFGYVRGFVGSVTTYLMILIQNQSDMLKAATTLANPNNDTSATTPSP; encoded by the exons ATGTACAGCGGCAAGGTATCGCCACCTGCTTCGACCTCGAAAAAGGCGCCGATCAGTTTTCGCGATACGTGCCTTCCTATACTATGGCTCAATCGAATCCTAAGCATGGTCGTCATCGAGGTACCGGAGGGTCGACCGTGGCTAACGCTGAGCATAATTTACGCTACCGCCAAGTGGGTCGGCTACGGTTATTTGTTGTGGTACACGGTGAAAAACGACGAAAGCCGCATTAACAGCATTCCGATCATGGCTGCGGTGTTTCAAGTCATTCTCTACGTCAACGTCGTCATTGCCGTTCTTTCGACTTACTTGGGATTGGCGAACTACAAG AAATACGAGTTATACTTCAAAAAAATTGAGTTGGCCGACGAAACACTGGAAATTTTCGGTATCGATCCAGAATATTCATCGGGATTCAAAGATTACATGAAAATAACAGCTATATGGTCTCTCGGAGGCGCACTTGTCTGTGCGACTGACTTCGCGATAGCGTGCTACACCTTCAGCTCGGTCCCTTACGCCATCATCAGAATCCTCGTATTCGAAATACCCATGGTGCTGAATCCGATGGTCGAACTCAACTTCTCCCTCATGATCAA cGCGATTGGAACGAGATTCGAAAGATTGAACGCGCTTATCCAGAGCGTAGCAGTTACACCACTGCAATCGATGAATTCAAGAAATTTTGACAAATACCAAAATATTTTGAACAGGAATCAGAGCAAAATTGCCGTCAAACcgaattactattattacaaaaataggAACAACATCGAGCTGCTACTGCGAACTGCAAG ACAACTTCATTTGGATCTATGCGCAACTGCTCGTGAGGTGAACGACGTTTGCAGTAGACAGATGTCGATGCAAATGGCAGCCAAATTTCTGCTTATAACTGGATTCGCCTACTGCTTATACCTCATTTATAACGATCCAAACATACCACTATCTGGCAAATTACAGCACTACGTTTCCCTGGGAGCTTGGATAGTCATCAACATAGCCAGAATGATTTTCGTTGTTCGCACGTCTGTTAACGTAACATCAGAG GCACAAAAAACGAGTCAAATCGCGCACGAGATTCAAGTATCAAAGTCCCAGAGCAATCTTATTGACGAG ATACATCAGCTCTCTTTGCAAATCATGCAACATCCCTTATTTTTCACTGCTTCGGGTTTGCTGGTGCTGGACTTTGGATACGTGCGAGGG TTCGTCGGATCTGTGACAACGTATTTGATGATCTTAATTCAGAATCAATCGGATATGTTGAAAGCTGCTACCACATTGGCTAATCCTAATAACGACACAAGTGCAACCACTCCTTCGCCTTAA
- the Gr49 gene encoding gustatory receptor 49 has protein sequence MYSGKVSPPASTSKKAPISFRDTCLPILWLNRILSMVVIEVPEGRPWLTLSIIYATAKWVGYGYLLWYTVKNDESRINSIPIMAAVFQVILYVNVVIAVLSTYLGLANYKKYELYFKKIELADETLEIFGIDPEYSSGFKDYMKITAIWSLGGALVCATDFAIACYTFSSVPYAIIRILVFEIPMVLNPMVELNFSLMINAIGTRFERLNALIQSVAVTPLQSMNSRNFDKYQNILNRNQSKIAVKPNYYYYKNRNNIELLLRTARQLHLDLCATAREVNDVCSRQMSMQMAAKFLLITGFAYCLYLIYNDPNIPLSGKLQHYVSLGAWIVINIARMIFVVRTSVNAQKTSQIAHEIQVSKSQSNLIDEIHQLSLQIMQHPLFFTASGLLVLDFGYVRGFVGSVTTYLMILIQNQSDMLKAATTLANPNNDTSATTPSP, from the exons ATGTACAGCGGCAAGGTATCGCCACCTGCTTCGACCTCGAAAAAGGCGCCGATCAGTTTTCGCGATACGTGCCTTCCTATACTATGGCTCAATCGAATCCTAAGCATGGTCGTCATCGAGGTACCGGAGGGTCGACCGTGGCTAACGCTGAGCATAATTTACGCTACCGCCAAGTGGGTCGGCTACGGTTATTTGTTGTGGTACACGGTGAAAAACGACGAAAGCCGCATTAACAGCATTCCGATCATGGCTGCGGTGTTTCAAGTCATTCTCTACGTCAACGTCGTCATTGCCGTTCTTTCGACTTACTTGGGATTGGCGAACTACAAG AAATACGAGTTATACTTCAAAAAAATTGAGTTGGCCGACGAAACACTGGAAATTTTCGGTATCGATCCAGAATATTCATCGGGATTCAAAGATTACATGAAAATAACAGCTATATGGTCTCTCGGAGGCGCACTTGTCTGTGCGACTGACTTCGCGATAGCGTGCTACACCTTCAGCTCGGTCCCTTACGCCATCATCAGAATCCTCGTATTCGAAATACCCATGGTGCTGAATCCGATGGTCGAACTCAACTTCTCCCTCATGATCAA cGCGATTGGAACGAGATTCGAAAGATTGAACGCGCTTATCCAGAGCGTAGCAGTTACACCACTGCAATCGATGAATTCAAGAAATTTTGACAAATACCAAAATATTTTGAACAGGAATCAGAGCAAAATTGCCGTCAAACcgaattactattattacaaaaataggAACAACATCGAGCTGCTACTGCGAACTGCAAG ACAACTTCATTTGGATCTATGCGCAACTGCTCGTGAGGTGAACGACGTTTGCAGTAGACAGATGTCGATGCAAATGGCAGCCAAATTTCTGCTTATAACTGGATTCGCCTACTGCTTATACCTCATTTATAACGATCCAAACATACCACTATCTGGCAAATTACAGCACTACGTTTCCCTGGGAGCTTGGATAGTCATCAACATAGCCAGAATGATTTTCGTTGTTCGCACGTCTGTTAAC GCACAAAAAACGAGTCAAATCGCGCACGAGATTCAAGTATCAAAGTCCCAGAGCAATCTTATTGACGAG ATACATCAGCTCTCTTTGCAAATCATGCAACATCCCTTATTTTTCACTGCTTCGGGTTTGCTGGTGCTGGACTTTGGATACGTGCGAGGG TTCGTCGGATCTGTGACAACGTATTTGATGATCTTAATTCAGAATCAATCGGATATGTTGAAAGCTGCTACCACATTGGCTAATCCTAATAACGACACAAGTGCAACCACTCCTTCGCCTTAA
- the LOC100122259 gene encoding helix-loop-helix protein 1, which yields MEREVLLPISACCNLSLQSRRRDRENMANGGHNIVSGVTSGTGSLSREERRRRRRATQKYRTAHATRERVRVEAFNLAFAELRKLLPTLPPDKKLSKIEILRLAICYIAYLNHVLEA from the exons ATGGAAAGAGAAGTGCTGCTTCCTATTTCGGCCTGCTGCAACTTGAGTCTTCAAAGTCGGCGAAG AGACAGGGAGAACATGGCAAACGGCGGTCACAACATCGTCAGCGGCGTGACTTCGGGGACGGGAAGCTTGTCGAGAGAAGAGAGGCGCCGACGGCGTCGGGCGACGCAAAAGTACCGAACGGCTCACGCGACCAG AGAAAGAGTGCGAGTGGAGGCGTTCAACCTGGCGTTCGCCGAGCTTCGAAAGCTCCTGCCGACGCTGCCCCCGGACAAGAAGCTTTCAAAGATCGAGATCCTCCGGCTGGCCATCTGCTACATCGCCTACCTGAATCACGTTCTCGAGGCGTGA
- the Gr53 gene encoding gustatory receptor 53 isoform X1 translates to MSDIINKLEKVVLSIAYYTNWFCGIGIIEYPIGKQHRVMSFLYTGVVLIVYSVLSVYVYSDFAIVSRDYEVNQTMMKGVYCATFILTFSTIVMGWYRNKEIRSILQRMNIAMRIIDKLGASKNYTKAFTVQVGYAVGTLTFLIIIVIINALVVYKRDPKHDSHVLTVMAVNYPLIILQVVDTLFINIIQYARKNMRVINDVLREMLTSTQDFPQHTKIVRRYLRTLDSPELDTDIVDQKTDAEDKMYTINMSKKAHLTLVKICQETDDTFGLHILLSVIVAIITITVSIYHIYMLVDYLSISRAIYDNTLLPVCILLIYYYVKIHAISHFCSSTSEEAVITGDIISELYDDSSIGIESQTEIRQFGDQIVQNSLTFKAHGFVTLDFTLIQNVKNGIKCVSSFKCTLFYFNIFIMLQVVGFVTTYLMILIQFGSSTSIEISR, encoded by the exons ATGAGtgatataataaacaaattagaGAAAGTAGTTTTGTCTATTGCATATTACACAAATTGGTTTTGTGGTATAGGCATAATCGAATATCCAATAGGAAAACAGCACCGTGTCATGAGTTTTTTATATACTGGAGTTGTATTAATCGTATATAGTGTACTGTCTGTCTACGTCTACTCCGACTTTGCTATAGTCTCTCGAGACTATGAAGTTAATCAGACAATGATGAAAGGTGTATATTGTGCTACGTTTATTCTGACCTTCAGTACTATCGTTATGGGGTGGTATCGCAATAAG GAAATACGTTCTATTCTACAACGAATGAATATTGCAATGCGTATAATAGACAAATTGGGTGCATCAAAAAATTACACAAAGGCATTTACAGTACAAGTAGGCTATGCTGTTGGAACCTTAACGTTTCTTATTATCATTGTAATAATTAATGCACTTGTTGTATATAAACGTGATCCTAAGCATGATAGTCACGTATTGACTGTGATGGCTGTAAATTAtcctttaataattttgcaagTCGTTGATACATTGTTTATTAACATTATTCA GTATGCTAGAAAAAATATGAGAGTAATAAATGACGTATTACGAGAAATGCTCACGTCCACACAAGATTTTCCTCAGCACACAAAAATAGTGAGGAGATATTTAAGAACTTTGGATAGTCCAGAGCTTGATACGGACATTGTGGATCAAAAAACAGATGCTGAAGATAAAATGTACACCATAAATATGAGCAA AAAAGCCCATCTGACTTTGGTCAAGATTTGTCAAGAGACTGATGACACTTTTGGCCTACATATTTTGTTATCAGTCATCGTTGCTATTATAACGATAACCGTATCGATTTATCACATTTATATGCTAGTCGattatttgagtatttcacgAGCTATTTATGATAATACATTACTACCTGTCTGTATTTTGCTAATCTACTACTATGTCAAAATCCACGCTATAAGCCATTTTTGTAGTTCAACATCTGAAGAG GCAGTAATTACTGGGGACATCATATCAGAACTGTATGATGATTCTTCTATAGGCATAGAATCTCAGACAGAG ataagACAATTCGGTGATCAGATAGTACAAAATTCTTTGACTTTTAAAGCTCACGGATTTGTCACTCTGGACTTTACTCTAATTCAAAATGTAAAGAACGGCATCAAATGTGTTAGTAGTTTTAAATgtacgcttttttattttaatatatttattatgctGCAGGTCGTAGGATTTGTAACAACCTATTTGATGATTTTAATTCAATTTGGAAGTTCTACGTCAATAGAGATTTCACGTTAA
- the Gr48 gene encoding gustatory receptor 48, producing MRRTKPDADALPSVENVTRTLTPVLWLSRFSGLTVFEMPAGTPWPKFSAAYALFLCSAYGTMIWFGETFIVKETTSVPLVIFIYALVKYVNAFLAAVSFAVGLLHYKKTMKFTKRLKHVDETLKVFGIEPEYAASRKENIRIVLIWIVATVFQIIGDAAICFVIYDPAYIAILKFFIFHIPFQSMSLLELTFAMKISTVRSRFEKLNALFQNVLENPVLPMHFKHVNKYHNILRRQHSEEGDRNRKNLELLLMTSRQLHLELCAITREINEVYGKQLAMSIAAKFIYVTGYGYVFYLYYNEPSISLSIKILNCTYIAYNLTFITVMMIYFIGQSVAAQKTTQIAHEMPVTQSQTKIIDEIHQFSLQVTQHPLEITAASLFTLNFAFMRGFIGSMTTYLIILIQYQPNIAAAAKSMIDEIMANMQNVSAFYHFANFSTD from the exons atgcgcCGGACAAAGCCCGATGCGGACGCTTTGCCATCCGTAGAAAACGTCACGCGGACCCTCACCCCGGTCCTCTGGCTCAGTCGATTTAGCGGCCTGACCGTTTTCGAGATGCCGGCCGGCACACCTTGGCCGAAATTCAGCGCTGCGTATGCCCTCTTTCTATGCTCGGCCTACGGAACAATGATCTGGTTCGGCGAAACTTTCATCGTCAAGGAAACGACTTCCGTACCCCTCGTGATATTCATATACGCGCTTGTCAAGTATGTCAACGCTTTCCTCGCCGCAGTGTCCTTCGCTGTAGGGCTGCTGCATTACAAG AAAACGATGAAGTTCACAAAGAGGCTCAAGCACGTTGACGAGACGTTGAAGGTCTTTGGAATCGAGCCGGAATACGCAGCTTCGCGAAAGGAGAACATCCGCATCGTGCTGATATGGATAGTTGCGACGGTTTTTCAGATTATCGGGGACGCCGCCATATGCTTCGTTATTTACGATCCTGCCTACATTGCTATACTcaagtttttcatttttcatatcCCCTTCCAAAGTATGTCCTTGTTGGAGCTGACCTTCGCTATGAAAATCTC CACTGTGAGGTCGAGGTTCGAAAAATTGAATGCCCTGTTTCAAAATGTGCTCGAGAATCCAGTACTGCCGATGCACTTCAAGCATGTGAACAAGTATCACAACATTTTGCGGAGACAGCACAGCGAAGAAGGTGACCGAAACAGAAAGAATCTGGAGTTACTTCTGATGACTTCGAG ACAACTGCACCTGGAGTTATGTGCAATAACTCGAGAGATTAATGAAGTTTACGGAAAGCAGTTGGCGATGTCGATAGCAGCGAAATTCATTTATGTAACCGGATATGGCTACGTCTTCTATCTCTATTACAACGAGCCGAGCATTTCCTTAtccattaaaattttgaactgCACGTATATCGCTTACAATTTAACGTTTATCACTGTAATGATGATATACTTCATAGGACAATCGGTCGCT GCACAAAAAACTACTCAAATAGCTCACGAAATGCCGGTAACGCAGTCGCAAACTAAAATAATTGATGAG ATCCATCAATTCTCTCTGCAAGTAACGCAGCATCCGTTGGAGATTACGGCTGCCAGTTTATTCACGTTGAATTTTGCCTTCATGCGAGGG TTCATCGGCTCGATGACGACTTATTTAATCATTTTGATTCAGTATCAACCAAACATAGCGGCAGCAGCGAAGTCGATGATCGACGAGATTATGGCTAATATGCAAAACGTTAGCGCCTTTTAtcattttgcaaatttttcgACGGATTGA
- the Gr50 gene encoding gustatory receptor 50, with amino-acid sequence MFRIRNNKINPRKGRPILNIADSFRPFVWINGLMGFGMIEMPYGRPWPKLSVFYGLLRAIAFSILSWYVFKNIQPNTRISALMFLIYKIIIAASVGAVVISSIMGLINHEKSKKLYKKIKLVDETLKMFGVEPEYASDLRRNRNIIINYYRAIIVLFIIKLGSSYIFSREAFCTRNILNVLYFNIPSIINPLVDINYTSKIHVLEKRFERLNALIHNVTTSPSKMMHTHDFKKYEMILNNRGVISVIPKYCFKNRNNIEHLLKVTRQLHLDLCNTARNMNNLIYTQMSAQLSAIFVHLTAGTYCFYFIFNEKTIIPLQAKIHSYVLLIFSIICGIVRIILITYATAGKISKILHEIQIQNTEKKLTNEIHQFCMQLKQHPLSFTVCGFVELNFSYVTGFVGAVTTYLMILIQNQTDMIEAAKTMVDPIKSNSTSVTPA; translated from the exons ATGTTTCGTATAcggaataataaaattaatccaAGAAAAGGAAGACCCATATTGAACATCGCGGACTCCTTTCGTCCATTCGTTTGGATAAACGGGTTAATGGGATTCGGAATGATCGAAATGCCATATGGTCGACCCTGGCCAAAACTGAGTGTCTTCTATGGCCTTCTTAGAGCCATTGCTTTCTCCATTCTCTCTTGGTACGTCTTCAAAAATATACAACCGAACACTAGAATTTCGGCACTGATGTTTCTTATCTATAAGATTATCATCGCTGCCAGTGTGGGTGCAGTCGTAATTTCCTCGATAATGGGACTAATCAACCATGAG AAATCAAagaaattgtataaaaaaatcaaattggTTGACGAGACGTTGAAGATGTTTGGGGTTGAACCAGAATATGCGTCAGATCTGAGAAGAAATagaaatataataatcaattattaccGAGCAATAATcgtattgtttattattaaattaggtAGTTCTTATATTTTCAGCAGGGAGGCGTTTTGTACTCGAAATATTCTTAATGTATTGTATTTCAACATTCCATCGATTATTAATCCATTAGTAGACATTAACTATACATCAAAAATTCA TGTACTAGAAAAGAGATTCGAAAGGTTAAATGCTCTAATCCACAATGTAACCACTTCGCCCTCAAAAATGATGCATACACATGATTTTAAGAAGTATGAGATGATTTTGAACAATCGTGGCGTAATTTCAGTTATACCTAAATACTGCttcaaaaatagaaataaCATAGAACATCTTCTCAAAGTTACCAG ACAACTCCACTTAGATCTTTGTAATACCGCAAGAAATATGAACAATCTGATTTACACTCAAATGTCAGCGCAACTATCCGCAATATTCGTTCATTTAACTGCGGGTACTTactgcttttattttattttcaatgaaaagACTATTATACCATTACAAGCTAAAATACATAGTTACGTCTTACTGATATTTTCTATAATATGTGGTATTGTTCGGATAATATTAATTACCTATGCGACT GCTggtaaaataagtaaaatactGCATGAGATTCAAATACagaatacagaaaaaaaattaactaatGAG ATTCATCAATTCTGCATGCAATTAAAGCAACACCCTCTCTCTTTCACCGTTTGTGGTTTCGTAgaacttaatttttcttatgtAACTGGG tttgtaGGTGCTGTCACAACTTATTTGATGATTTTAATACAGAATCAAACAGACATGATAGAAGCTGCTAAAACGATGGTTGATCCTATTAAATCTAATTCGACAAGCGTAACTCCTGCATGA
- the Gr53 gene encoding gustatory receptor 53, which produces MSDIINKLEKVVLSIAYYTNWFCGIGIIEYPIGKQHRVMSFLYTGVVLIVYSVLSVYVYSDFAIVSRDYEVNQTMMKGVYCATFILTFSTIVMGWYRNKEIRSILQRMNIAMRIIDKLGASKNYTKAFTVQVGYAVGTLTFLIIIVIINALVVYKRDPKHDSHVLTVMAVNYPLIILQVVDTLFINIIQYARKNMRVINDVLREMLTSTQDFPQHTKIVRRYLRTLDSPELDTDIVDQKTDAEDKMYTINMSKKAHLTLVKICQETDDTFGLHILLSVIVAIITITVSIYHIYMLVDYLSISRAIYDNTLLPVCILLIYYYVKIHAISHFCSSTSEEVAAVITGDIISELYDDSSIGIESQTEIRQFGDQIVQNSLTFKAHGFVTLDFTLIQNVVGFVTTYLMILIQFGSSTSIEISR; this is translated from the exons ATGAGtgatataataaacaaattagaGAAAGTAGTTTTGTCTATTGCATATTACACAAATTGGTTTTGTGGTATAGGCATAATCGAATATCCAATAGGAAAACAGCACCGTGTCATGAGTTTTTTATATACTGGAGTTGTATTAATCGTATATAGTGTACTGTCTGTCTACGTCTACTCCGACTTTGCTATAGTCTCTCGAGACTATGAAGTTAATCAGACAATGATGAAAGGTGTATATTGTGCTACGTTTATTCTGACCTTCAGTACTATCGTTATGGGGTGGTATCGCAATAAG GAAATACGTTCTATTCTACAACGAATGAATATTGCAATGCGTATAATAGACAAATTGGGTGCATCAAAAAATTACACAAAGGCATTTACAGTACAAGTAGGCTATGCTGTTGGAACCTTAACGTTTCTTATTATCATTGTAATAATTAATGCACTTGTTGTATATAAACGTGATCCTAAGCATGATAGTCACGTATTGACTGTGATGGCTGTAAATTAtcctttaataattttgcaagTCGTTGATACATTGTTTATTAACATTATTCA GTATGCTAGAAAAAATATGAGAGTAATAAATGACGTATTACGAGAAATGCTCACGTCCACACAAGATTTTCCTCAGCACACAAAAATAGTGAGGAGATATTTAAGAACTTTGGATAGTCCAGAGCTTGATACGGACATTGTGGATCAAAAAACAGATGCTGAAGATAAAATGTACACCATAAATATGAGCAA AAAAGCCCATCTGACTTTGGTCAAGATTTGTCAAGAGACTGATGACACTTTTGGCCTACATATTTTGTTATCAGTCATCGTTGCTATTATAACGATAACCGTATCGATTTATCACATTTATATGCTAGTCGattatttgagtatttcacgAGCTATTTATGATAATACATTACTACCTGTCTGTATTTTGCTAATCTACTACTATGTCAAAATCCACGCTATAAGCCATTTTTGTAGTTCAACATCTGAAGAGGTAGCA GCAGTAATTACTGGGGACATCATATCAGAACTGTATGATGATTCTTCTATAGGCATAGAATCTCAGACAGAG ataagACAATTCGGTGATCAGATAGTACAAAATTCTTTGACTTTTAAAGCTCACGGATTTGTCACTCTGGACTTTACTCTAATTCAAAAT GTCGTAGGATTTGTAACAACCTATTTGATGATTTTAATTCAATTTGGAAGTTCTACGTCAATAGAGATTTCACGTTAA
- the Gr52 gene encoding gustatory receptor 52: MVDIFVDMEKPFLPMLVSNWIFGIGIAQYPIGVPHRVLSFTYSLLNITLYCVVAFFAYPYYIKFIDVTKSTLTTMIFSFSISILLTIIMITSGWFQAKGVRKCIIKAAIVNYLMQQIMIPKESTVIFFKEFIKFLIPLTSIFLIITFNLFITFSESFAHIGQIGANFTMNYPIIVMFIIDSSFVNIIGKVKNYILILMYANFKFIKLNELLYSLLTSSADVPQHKRTFKEFIYKEKNSKFQYLKSIRKDYSDVIKCAKQIHLRLVELCQHASNTYGLHFLISTAFAIGIMIYNTYNIYNILASIVITSAEYNIHIMKPILYNCNWLTYNILKIVRLSWFCDSICKESVRSGDIASELYDEPFISENTKSEIRDFENELISNKLTLTAYGFFHLDFTLVHAMICTVATYLMIIIQVKSTCR; this comes from the exons ATGGTCGACATATTCGTTGATATGGAAAAACCATTCCTACCAATGCTTGTATCAAATTGGATATTTGGTATAGGTATCGCCCAATATCCTATTGGAGTACCTCATCGTGTATTAAGTTTTACTTATTCTTTATTAAACATTACACTCTATTGTGTAGTTGCATTTTTTGCTTATCCTTACTATATCAAATTCATCGATGTAACAAAATCGACGTTAACTACAatgatattttcattttctatcAGCATTTTATTAACCATCATAATGATCACATCTGGTTGGTTTCAAGCCAAG GGTGTACGTAAATGCATTATCAAAGCAGCCATAGTGAATTATCTTATGCAACAAATTATGATTCCAAAGGAAAGCACAGTCATTTTTTTCAAGGAATTCATCAAGTTTTTAATCCCTCTGACTTCTATCTTTCTTATAAtaacatttaatttatttattacgtTTTCTGAATCCTTCGCTCACATAGGTCAAATAGGAGCAAATTTCACAATGAACTATCCAATCATTGTAATGTTTATAATCGATTCGtcttttgtaaatattatagggaaagttaaaaattatatattaatactCAT GTatgcaaattttaaatttattaaactaAATGAACTCTTGTATAGTTTATTAACAAGTTCAGCAGATGTACCACAACATAAGAGGACATTcaaagaatttatttataaagaaaaaaattcgaagtttcaatatttaaaaagtattaGAAAAGACTATAGTGATGTTATCAAGTGTGCAAA GCAGATTCATCTTCGTCTCGTAGAATTGTGTCAACATGCAAGCAATACTTATGGACTGCATTTTCTGATATCTACTGCTTTTGCAATTGGAATAATGATATATAATAcgtacaatatttataatatattagcGAGCATCGTGATAACCAGCgctgaatataatatacacataATGAAACCGATATTATACAACTGTAATTGGCTTACttataacattttaaaaatagttcGACTTAGCTGGTTTTGTGATTCAATTTGTAAAGAG TCTGTACGAAGTGGTGATATAGCAAGTGAACTTTATGACGAACCTTTCATAAGTGAGAATACCAAATCTGAG ATACGAGATTTTGAGAACGAGTTAATTTCAAACAAATTAACATTGACAGCTTATGGATTTTTTCATCTAGATTTTACACTTGTTCATGCG atGATCTGTACTGTAGCAACCTACCTTATGATTATAATTCAAGTGAAATCTACATGTCGATAA
- the Gr51 gene encoding gustatory receptor 51: MGDIFEDMEKPFLPMLISNWIFGIGIIEYPIRRQLKLLSIVYSTLILVVYAYLVYICHAHIYLTAVAQIKPIIEMLHYYTNILITISIIIFGWFQTQGLQKCMLKAAQANLLMQQIGIFKNHSNILKNELRKFMAFFLFILSIIIINSTVTFYNFVPNYQQIIFIVILQNVPLLYGYIADSSFLNIIGYAYFKFDSLNKLLKSISITKADNPMHKIIAKQPFYEKVYPQVYSSIDYKDYTFLIKKIKLAHLRLVKLCREANNLYSFHILLSIAIAFVMIINKIFNIYVVLNDDDIDEGSKFRTIVRSVNWLIYYIVRNLTSCCLCTTVLNTATKTGDLICELYDEPYITENTRAEIRYFNIELVQNKLEFSAYGVVNIDLTLLQVMASTIATYIIIIVQFQKLHFVPNALVGNQTNTYRI, encoded by the exons ATGGGTGACATTTTTGAAGATATGGAAAAACCCTTTCTTCCTATGCTTATATCAAACTGGATTTTTGGCATCGGTATTATTGAATATCCAATAAGGAGGCAACTGAAACTACTGAGCATAGTTTATAGCACTTTAATTTTAGTTGTTTACGCATATTTAGTTTATATTTGTCATGCGCACATTTATTTAACAGCTGTAGCTCAAATTAAGCCTATTATAGAAATGTTACATTATTACACAAATATTCTAATTACTATtagcataattatttttggcTGGTTTCAAACGCAG GGATTACAAAAATGTATGCTAAAAGCAGCGCAAGCTAACCTTTTAATGCAACAAATTGGTATATTCAAAAATCATtcgaatattttgaaaaacgaATTGAGAAAATTTATGgcattctttttatttatattatcaattattataataaactcTACAGTAACATTCTATAATTTTGTTCCAAACTACCAACAAATTATATTCATTGTAATATTGCAAAATGTTCCACTTCTTTACGGATACATTGCTGATTCTTCATTTTTGAATATCATTGG CTATGCATACTTTAAATTTgatagcttaaataaattattaaaaagtatATCAATAACTAAAGCAGACAACCCAATGCACAAAATAATTGCTAAGCAACCTTTTTATGAAAAAGTATATCCACAAGTTTATTCAAGTATCGATTACAAAGATTATACCTTCctgataaagaaaataaa GTTAGCTCATTTACGATTAGTAAAATTATGTCGCGAAGCAAATAATCTTTATagttttcatattttattgtcTATTGCTATTGCTTTCGttatgataataaataaaatttttaatatttatgtagTTTTGAATGATGATGATATTGACGAAGGTTCTAAATTTAGAACTATTGTTAGAAGTGTAAATTGgcttatatattatatagttagGAATTTAACCAGTTGCTGCCTCTGTACCACTGTTTTGAACACt GCTACAAAAACTGGTGATTTGATTTGCGAGCTTTATGATGAACCTTACATTACCGAAAATACTAGAGCTgag ataaGATATTTCAATATCGAGCTGGTTCAAAATAAGTTAGAATTTTCTGCCTATGGTGTTGTTAATATTGATTTAACTTTGTTACAAGTC ATGGCGTCTACTATTGCaacatacattattattatagtacAATTTCAAAAACTTCACTTTGTACCGAACGCACTTGTGGGAAACCAAACAAACACATATAGAATTTGA